A stretch of Desulfurivibrio alkaliphilus AHT 2 DNA encodes these proteins:
- a CDS encoding dihydropteroate synthase → MKVQAIAESINIMGTRSGTAMKERNPGPIQEMAKEEAAAGASFLDLNIGPARKDGTELMPWVVQTVEAATDVPLCLDTTNADAMAAGFKALKNKEAAIMNSISAQPERMEKLIPVAAEAGCYVIALLWGPDGMPRDSNERAAMAVDLMMALTEAGIPNEKILFDPIGTPITLGADQINSGLEFMSMLQEIAPGSGSTVGLSNVSNGVAEHLRKYLDRTYLIMLMKYGITTAIVNSYDEELMAICKGERQELVDMVHGMMDGNDPDPATLSGTALEHYKTYKVLSGQNVFSESWLEL, encoded by the coding sequence ATGAAGGTACAGGCAATCGCCGAGAGCATCAATATCATGGGCACGCGCAGCGGGACGGCTATGAAGGAACGCAATCCCGGGCCGATTCAAGAAATGGCCAAAGAAGAGGCCGCCGCCGGCGCCTCTTTTCTCGACCTCAACATCGGCCCGGCCCGCAAGGACGGTACCGAGTTGATGCCCTGGGTGGTCCAAACCGTAGAAGCGGCCACCGACGTGCCGCTGTGCCTGGACACCACCAACGCCGATGCCATGGCCGCCGGGTTTAAAGCCCTGAAAAACAAGGAAGCGGCCATCATGAACTCCATTTCCGCCCAGCCCGAGCGGATGGAGAAACTGATCCCGGTGGCCGCCGAAGCCGGCTGCTACGTGATCGCCCTGCTCTGGGGCCCCGACGGCATGCCCCGCGACTCCAACGAGCGGGCCGCCATGGCGGTTGACTTGATGATGGCCCTCACCGAGGCCGGGATCCCCAACGAAAAAATCCTCTTTGATCCCATCGGCACCCCCATCACCCTGGGGGCCGACCAGATCAACTCGGGGCTGGAGTTCATGAGCATGCTGCAGGAGATTGCCCCGGGCTCCGGCTCCACCGTGGGCCTGTCCAACGTCAGCAACGGCGTGGCCGAGCACCTGCGCAAGTACCTGGATCGCACCTACCTGATTATGCTGATGAAATACGGTATCACCACCGCTATCGTCAACTCCTACGATGAAGAGCTGATGGCCATCTGCAAAGGCGAGCGCCAGGAGCTGGTGGACATGGTGCACGGCATGATGGACGGCAACGACCCTGATCCGGCCACGCTTTCCGGCACCGCCCTGGAGCATTACAAGACTTACAAGGTGCTCTCCGGCCAGAACGTCTTCTCGGAATCCTGGCTGGAACTATAA
- a CDS encoding glycosyltransferase family 2 protein, whose translation MAIDVDISFCLAEPVTAVELRGFLAAVEEHADPVAYEVIVAGLDCSPQSPEGRSLQADFPQLTIYENPPPTPGRRLNHAMGLAVGRYLAPWSPRIYPLAGCLFNLVQFMDENPESGLAAPRLLDSDSHLLPSRRRVPGLAVILLLHTLLGGSGLGGPLLKRHYHAGEPPVFQQAAAGFLSARALLLRRETLEEIGPFDEGFKIFYFDADYCRRAAKAGWHCHYLAGAPARDLAPECFYLDFIRRTSPPGHLADATRVLLKKWLQIN comes from the coding sequence ATGGCAATTGACGTCGATATCTCCTTCTGCCTGGCGGAACCGGTCACGGCGGTCGAATTACGGGGGTTTCTGGCGGCCGTGGAAGAACATGCCGACCCGGTGGCCTACGAGGTTATCGTCGCCGGGCTGGACTGCTCGCCACAAAGCCCGGAAGGACGGAGCCTGCAGGCCGATTTTCCCCAGCTTACCATCTATGAAAACCCGCCGCCCACCCCTGGCCGCCGCCTCAACCATGCCATGGGACTGGCTGTCGGCCGCTATCTGGCCCCTTGGTCGCCCCGGATCTACCCGCTGGCCGGCTGCCTGTTCAACCTCGTGCAATTCATGGACGAAAACCCTGAAAGCGGGCTGGCTGCTCCCCGGTTGCTCGACAGCGACAGCCACCTGCTGCCATCCCGCCGCCGAGTTCCTGGGCTGGCGGTAATTTTGCTGCTCCATACCCTGCTGGGCGGCAGCGGCTTGGGCGGCCCGTTGCTTAAACGCCATTACCATGCCGGCGAACCGCCGGTATTCCAGCAGGCCGCCGCCGGTTTTCTGAGCGCTCGCGCCCTGCTGCTGCGCAGGGAGACCCTGGAGGAGATCGGTCCTTTCGACGAGGGCTTTAAAATTTTTTATTTCGATGCCGATTACTGCCGCCGGGCCGCCAAGGCCGGCTGGCACTGCCACTACCTGGCCGGGGCGCCGGCCCGTGATCTGGCGCCGGAGTGCTTCTATCTCGATTTCATCCGGCGCACCAGCCCCCCAGGCCACCTGGCCGATGCCACCAGAGTGCTACTGAAAAAATGGCTGCAGATCAACTGA
- a CDS encoding P-II family nitrogen regulator gives MNHISCYKLLITVVRKGRAKTIVKASKEAGAEGGTTFIGKGIGIYEKKFWGIPVNQDKEIVFTLFPEKIIDPLFNAVTEAGRLEETGQGIALVIDVTNLAGIAHFCDLDAKKRHNMQQASGFELIVTVVNKGNSEAVVSASKRAGAEGGTILYGRGTGIHEKETLFSIPIEPEKEVVLTLIAADKTEAVLQAIRQDTGLDEPGRGIAFVLPVDKTTGIKRLEAEAKSGGAVFSS, from the coding sequence ATGAACCATATTTCATGTTATAAGCTGTTGATAACCGTGGTTAGAAAAGGCCGGGCCAAAACCATCGTGAAGGCCTCCAAGGAGGCGGGAGCTGAAGGGGGCACCACCTTCATTGGCAAAGGCATCGGCATTTACGAAAAAAAATTTTGGGGTATTCCGGTAAATCAGGATAAAGAGATAGTTTTCACCCTTTTTCCGGAAAAAATAATCGACCCTCTGTTCAACGCGGTGACGGAAGCGGGCCGACTTGAAGAAACCGGCCAGGGTATTGCTTTGGTCATCGACGTAACCAACCTGGCCGGTATTGCTCATTTCTGTGATCTGGACGCCAAAAAGAGGCACAACATGCAACAGGCAAGCGGTTTTGAACTGATCGTAACCGTAGTCAACAAAGGCAACTCCGAGGCGGTGGTCTCGGCCAGCAAACGGGCCGGGGCCGAAGGGGGTACCATCCTTTACGGCCGCGGCACCGGCATTCACGAAAAGGAAACCCTGTTTTCCATTCCCATTGAGCCGGAAAAAGAGGTAGTGCTGACCTTAATCGCGGCCGACAAAACCGAAGCGGTACTGCAGGCCATAAGGCAGGATACCGGCCTGGACGAGCCCGGCCGAGGCATCGCCTTTGTGTTGCCGGTGGACAAAACCACCGGCATCAAGCGCCTGGAAGCGGAAGCCAAAAGCGGTGGCGCTGTTTTTTCTTCCTGA
- a CDS encoding DUF2786 domain-containing protein, translating to MAADQLNWQRQLLREHEQLCRYYRLSLPTPLLVISDGASRAGAWRSQPFPGVMQIAAWLIRKHGWEVVLEVLKHEMAHQYVDQVLQPFNEPPHGPAFREACRRLGVHPLFRRAGGAIPEQLAAGRPAGFCSPVLNKIEKLLALAGSANEHEAALAMAKAGELMRRHNLQQLPNRRNAAGIAPDDGCDYLVISTGRRRRPPHHLHLAALLQDFFYVKTISYQLYSPAHDQLHRVLELLGRRENLAVAEYVFHFLEERLPHLWQQHRRLTRTPGREKNSYYIGVLSGLRDKLQRQEGCAASRRPGPAESGGQNREVTCSSLICAGDRELQHFFSQRYPYLRNIRGRGRKLYASSYQAGQEEGSRLIIHQGLTQRQGNRGKLLNR from the coding sequence ATGGCTGCAGATCAACTGAACTGGCAACGCCAACTGCTGCGGGAACATGAGCAGCTTTGCCGCTATTACCGGCTTTCTTTGCCCACCCCGCTGCTGGTCATCAGCGATGGGGCGAGCCGGGCCGGCGCCTGGCGCTCCCAGCCCTTTCCCGGGGTCATGCAGATCGCCGCCTGGCTGATCCGCAAGCATGGCTGGGAGGTGGTGCTGGAGGTACTCAAACATGAGATGGCCCACCAGTATGTGGACCAGGTTCTACAGCCATTCAACGAGCCGCCCCATGGGCCGGCCTTTCGGGAAGCCTGCCGGCGCCTGGGCGTCCACCCCCTCTTTCGCCGGGCCGGCGGCGCCATCCCGGAGCAACTGGCCGCCGGCCGACCCGCCGGATTTTGCTCCCCGGTGCTGAACAAAATCGAAAAGCTGCTGGCCCTGGCCGGCAGCGCCAACGAACACGAGGCCGCCCTGGCCATGGCCAAGGCCGGTGAATTAATGCGCCGGCACAACCTGCAGCAATTGCCCAACCGCCGCAATGCCGCCGGTATCGCCCCCGACGATGGTTGCGACTACCTGGTAATCAGCACCGGCCGCCGCCGCCGGCCGCCGCACCATCTCCACCTGGCCGCTTTGCTGCAAGATTTTTTTTATGTAAAAACCATTAGCTACCAGCTTTACAGCCCGGCTCACGACCAGCTGCACCGGGTGCTGGAACTGCTGGGCCGCCGGGAAAACCTGGCCGTTGCCGAGTATGTCTTTCACTTTCTGGAAGAGCGGTTACCCCACCTCTGGCAGCAGCACCGGCGGCTTACCCGGACCCCGGGGCGGGAGAAAAACTCTTACTATATCGGGGTGCTAAGTGGCCTGAGAGATAAACTGCAGCGCCAGGAGGGGTGTGCCGCCAGCCGCCGGCCAGGACCGGCGGAGAGCGGCGGTCAAAACCGGGAGGTAACCTGCAGCAGTCTGATCTGTGCCGGCGACCGGGAACTCCAGCACTTTTTCAGCCAGCGTTACCCCTATCTGCGCAACATCCGCGGCCGCGGCCGCAAACTTTACGCTTCCAGCTACCAGGCCGGCCAGGAGGAAGGGAGCCGCCTGATTATCCACCAGGGGCTTACCCAGCGTCAGGGCAACCGGGGCAAGCTGCTGAACAGGTAA
- a CDS encoding DUF3786 domain-containing protein, producing the protein MSVKNNPYALYKLLPGDNCGRCVLPSCMAFAAAVIRGDKRAAECPALAPEVLARLEAELQPRRGLDQEQEEAAAELQAQVAALDYPQTAARVGGRLQGERLAIPCLGKDFFLEPDGRMASQCHVNPWIQLPLLRYLLVCQGKEATGEWLPFAGLPGGQAGAALFAKRCEEPLRQLADAYSADFFALLEMFGAVESPASSEENREMIFYPLPMVPFRLAYQPPEEGLASALRITFDRCAEQNANPEMLHFLGTGMAAMVEKILKRQSAC; encoded by the coding sequence ATGTCGGTAAAAAATAATCCCTACGCGTTGTACAAGTTGTTGCCCGGCGATAATTGCGGTCGCTGCGTTTTGCCCTCCTGTATGGCCTTTGCCGCCGCGGTAATTCGGGGGGACAAGCGAGCCGCCGAGTGCCCGGCCCTGGCGCCGGAGGTGCTGGCCCGCCTGGAGGCGGAGTTGCAACCCCGGCGGGGACTTGATCAGGAGCAGGAAGAGGCGGCCGCCGAACTGCAGGCCCAGGTGGCGGCGCTGGATTACCCCCAGACGGCGGCTCGGGTGGGAGGGCGCCTACAGGGTGAGCGGCTGGCCATTCCCTGTTTGGGCAAAGATTTTTTTCTTGAGCCCGATGGCCGGATGGCCTCCCAGTGTCATGTAAACCCCTGGATTCAGCTGCCACTGTTGCGCTACCTGCTGGTTTGCCAAGGGAAGGAGGCCACCGGCGAGTGGCTGCCCTTTGCCGGCCTGCCGGGGGGACAGGCGGGGGCGGCGCTGTTTGCCAAGCGCTGCGAGGAGCCCCTGCGACAACTGGCCGACGCCTACAGCGCAGATTTTTTTGCCCTGCTGGAAATGTTTGGAGCCGTGGAGAGCCCGGCAAGCAGCGAGGAGAACCGGGAGATGATCTTTTACCCGTTGCCGATGGTTCCCTTCCGGCTGGCCTACCAACCCCCGGAAGAGGGTTTGGCGTCGGCCCTGCGGATCACCTTTGACCGCTGCGCCGAACAGAACGCCAACCCGGAGATGCTGCACTTTCTGGGCACCGGGATGGCCGCCATGGTGGAAAAAATCCTCAAGCGCCAGTCTGCCTGCTGA
- a CDS encoding DUF1538 domain-containing protein has protein sequence MQDIKETAQEVFYAVLPITAVVLVLQFTLIWLPLADFLQFMVGLVMVSTGLTLFLWGVQVAMLPIGEMIGSSLPRLGKSWLVVFFGLLLGFAATVAEPDVRVLAMQVDQVSGGDISQNILIYTVAAGVAFFVGLAMLRIILSIPITYLLVTGYALVFLLAAFTPAHFVPVSFDAGGVTTGPMTVPFILALGVGVASVLGGKTASADGFGLVALASIGPILAVMLLGIFYN, from the coding sequence ATGCAAGACATCAAGGAAACCGCTCAGGAAGTATTTTACGCCGTACTGCCGATTACGGCGGTGGTGCTGGTCCTGCAGTTCACCCTGATCTGGCTCCCTTTGGCCGACTTTTTACAGTTTATGGTCGGCCTGGTGATGGTCAGCACCGGGCTGACCCTGTTTCTGTGGGGGGTGCAGGTGGCCATGCTGCCCATTGGCGAGATGATCGGCTCCTCTTTGCCCCGGCTGGGAAAAAGCTGGCTGGTGGTTTTCTTCGGTCTGCTGCTGGGTTTTGCCGCCACAGTGGCAGAGCCCGATGTCCGGGTGCTGGCCATGCAGGTAGACCAGGTGTCAGGTGGTGATATCTCTCAAAATATCCTGATTTATACCGTGGCCGCCGGGGTGGCGTTTTTTGTGGGGCTGGCCATGCTGCGCATCATCCTCAGTATCCCGATTACCTACCTGCTGGTTACCGGTTACGCTTTAGTGTTCCTGCTGGCCGCCTTCACCCCCGCCCACTTCGTCCCGGTTTCCTTCGACGCCGGTGGGGTGACCACCGGCCCCATGACCGTGCCCTTTATTTTGGCCCTGGGGGTCGGGGTGGCGTCGGTGCTGGGAGGCAAGACCGCCTCCGCCGACGGTTTCGGGCTAGTGGCCCTGGCCTCCATCGGCCCGATTCTGGCGGTTATGCTGCTGGGTATTTTTTACAACTAG
- a CDS encoding DUF1538 domain-containing protein, giving the protein MEIKIFAGFGHILLEVGFALLPLLGFFLFFQIFILRLPWPQLLNILKGLVPTFLGLALFLQGVKVGFFPVGSEMGAILAGMHHNWLLIPIGFVLGFVATFAEPAVRILNLEVEKTSSGSIPQSIMLYTLSLGVGLSIAISMARMLLGIPLWYLIIPGYLLAMLLMRYSSKTFTSIAFDSGGVATGPMTVTFIMAVSVGAAGVMEGRNPLLDGFGMITLVALAPILAVLILGLLFNRRRREQA; this is encoded by the coding sequence GTGGAAATTAAAATATTTGCTGGATTCGGCCATATCTTGCTGGAGGTGGGGTTTGCCCTGTTACCCCTGCTGGGCTTTTTTCTTTTTTTCCAAATTTTCATTTTACGTCTGCCCTGGCCCCAGTTATTAAACATCCTGAAAGGGCTGGTGCCGACCTTTCTGGGGCTGGCGCTTTTTCTGCAGGGGGTTAAAGTAGGATTTTTCCCCGTGGGCTCCGAAATGGGGGCCATCCTGGCCGGGATGCACCACAACTGGCTGCTGATACCCATCGGTTTTGTGCTGGGCTTTGTCGCCACCTTCGCCGAGCCGGCGGTGCGGATCCTCAACCTGGAAGTGGAAAAGACCTCCAGCGGCTCGATTCCGCAGAGCATTATGCTTTACACCTTGTCTCTGGGGGTGGGTCTTTCCATCGCCATCTCCATGGCCCGGATGCTGCTGGGGATTCCCCTGTGGTATCTCATTATTCCCGGCTACCTGCTGGCCATGCTGCTGATGCGTTACTCCAGCAAAACCTTTACCTCCATCGCCTTTGACTCGGGAGGGGTGGCCACCGGGCCCATGACCGTAACCTTTATCATGGCCGTTTCCGTTGGCGCCGCCGGGGTTATGGAGGGGCGCAATCCGCTGCTGGACGGCTTCGGAATGATCACCCTGGTCGCCTTGGCCCCCATTCTGGCCGTTTTGATTCTGGGCCTGCTGTTCAACCGCCGTCGGAGGGAACAGGCATGA
- a CDS encoding PilZ domain-containing protein yields the protein MARQKNLNHVPRQDRNRLLEGLEVYDYDNGELLGYLVEISHQGMQLNSRRAMIPARRYRMRIKLPPDHFPSPELHCTAVTRWSQPAGSEGFQAGFALAESSTEILDTICKLINMFGFQERETRFLATLQEFDRRC from the coding sequence ATGGCAAGACAAAAAAACCTTAATCATGTTCCCCGGCAAGACCGTAATCGGTTGCTGGAAGGACTGGAAGTCTACGACTACGACAACGGCGAGCTACTCGGGTACCTGGTGGAGATCAGCCACCAGGGAATGCAGCTTAATAGCCGCCGGGCGATGATCCCGGCCCGGCGTTATCGGATGCGCATCAAGCTGCCACCGGACCATTTCCCCTCGCCGGAACTGCATTGCACGGCCGTAACCCGCTGGAGCCAGCCCGCCGGCAGCGAGGGTTTTCAAGCGGGTTTCGCCCTGGCGGAATCTTCCACCGAAATTCTGGACACCATCTGCAAACTGATCAATATGTTCGGTTTTCAGGAGCGCGAAACAAGATTTCTGGCCACCTTGCAAGAGTTTGACCGGCGCTGCTGA
- a CDS encoding ASKHA domain-containing protein, translating into MKTIQFLPDNVSIEVEEGENLLAAAARAGVYVNAYCGGDGVCGKCKVAVESGEVESGKARLKNDDYAAGLRLACQSRVKSDLVVRIPEAMGKDGKALKRKPAATRTISARSLDQLIGDWHLDPPVEKRFLKLDPPTMENNIPDLQRLMRAIRQDCHDCKEPTFDHPDLLKELPFTLREAGWQVTVILLKGRRAEEPARIIAVEPGDTTASLYGLAVDIGTTTVCGMLVDLNSGKIIAEASAYNDQISCGEDVISRIVYSQRGDGLRTLQGKVVRTINNIIETLCKTVIISPSDISYIMAAGNTIMSHLLLGLDPKFIREAPYVPTCSHFPLTKAAELGVLAHPSVRLFLYPAVASYVGGDIIAGVHACRMYKSPELTLFIDIGTNGEIVVGNEEWMVCAACSAGPAFEGGGIRHGMRANSGAIENFHIHPETLEPMIITIDRIKPCGICGSGLIAIVAELLNAGVIDPQGKFNRSLEHHRIRQGEDGWEYVLAWGKDALLGQDVAISEVDLDNLIRAKGAMYAGYQTLLESVGMDFADLDRVILAGNFGAYIDLERAITIGLLPDIPRERFFYLGNGSLLGCRVSLSDNQRFRERMLVSELVTNLELAENAQFMDHYMAALFLPHTNLSLFPTVAKTR; encoded by the coding sequence ATGAAAACTATACAATTTCTGCCGGATAATGTCTCCATCGAGGTGGAGGAAGGGGAAAATCTGCTGGCCGCTGCCGCCCGGGCCGGGGTCTATGTCAACGCCTATTGCGGTGGCGATGGGGTTTGCGGCAAGTGCAAAGTGGCGGTGGAGTCCGGCGAGGTGGAGTCGGGCAAAGCACGCCTGAAAAACGATGATTACGCCGCCGGCCTGCGTCTGGCCTGCCAGAGCCGGGTCAAAAGCGACCTGGTGGTAAGGATCCCGGAAGCCATGGGCAAGGACGGCAAGGCCCTGAAGCGCAAACCCGCCGCCACCCGCACCATTTCCGCCCGCTCTCTGGATCAGCTCATCGGCGACTGGCACCTTGACCCGCCGGTGGAAAAGCGTTTTCTCAAACTCGATCCTCCCACCATGGAGAACAATATTCCCGATCTCCAGCGGCTGATGCGGGCCATCCGCCAGGATTGCCACGACTGCAAGGAGCCCACCTTCGATCACCCCGACTTGCTCAAGGAGTTGCCCTTTACCCTGCGAGAGGCCGGCTGGCAGGTAACGGTGATTTTGCTCAAAGGCCGCCGGGCCGAGGAACCGGCCCGGATCATCGCCGTGGAACCGGGCGACACCACCGCCAGCCTGTACGGCCTGGCAGTGGATATCGGCACCACCACGGTCTGCGGCATGCTGGTCGACCTTAACAGCGGCAAGATCATCGCCGAGGCCTCGGCCTACAACGACCAGATCTCCTGCGGCGAAGACGTCATTTCCCGGATCGTCTACTCCCAGCGGGGCGACGGCCTGCGCACCCTGCAGGGCAAAGTGGTGCGGACCATCAACAACATTATCGAAACGCTCTGCAAGACCGTGATCATCAGCCCCAGCGACATCAGTTATATCATGGCGGCGGGTAACACCATCATGAGCCATCTGCTGCTGGGGCTGGACCCCAAGTTTATCCGGGAAGCGCCCTATGTACCCACCTGCAGCCATTTCCCCCTGACCAAGGCGGCGGAACTGGGGGTGCTGGCCCACCCTTCGGTGCGGCTTTTTCTCTACCCGGCGGTGGCCAGTTATGTGGGCGGCGACATCATCGCCGGGGTGCACGCCTGCCGGATGTATAAAAGCCCGGAATTGACCCTGTTCATCGACATCGGCACCAACGGGGAAATCGTGGTGGGCAATGAAGAATGGATGGTCTGCGCCGCCTGCTCGGCCGGCCCGGCCTTCGAGGGCGGCGGCATCCGCCATGGCATGCGGGCCAACTCCGGGGCCATCGAAAACTTCCATATCCACCCCGAAACCCTGGAGCCGATGATCATTACCATCGACCGCATCAAGCCTTGCGGCATTTGCGGCTCCGGCCTGATCGCCATCGTGGCCGAACTGCTCAACGCCGGGGTCATCGACCCCCAGGGCAAATTCAACCGCAGCCTGGAGCACCACCGGATCCGCCAGGGTGAAGATGGCTGGGAATACGTGCTGGCCTGGGGCAAAGACGCCCTGCTGGGCCAGGATGTAGCCATCAGCGAGGTTGACCTGGACAATCTGATCCGGGCCAAGGGGGCCATGTATGCCGGCTATCAAACCCTGCTGGAGTCGGTGGGCATGGATTTTGCCGATTTGGACCGGGTGATTCTGGCCGGCAATTTCGGCGCCTACATCGACCTGGAACGGGCCATCACCATCGGCCTGCTGCCGGATATCCCGCGGGAGCGCTTTTTCTACCTGGGCAACGGCTCTTTGCTGGGCTGCCGGGTCAGCCTCAGCGATAATCAGCGTTTCCGGGAGCGGATGCTGGTCTCCGAGCTGGTCACCAACCTGGAATTGGCGGAAAACGCCCAGTTCATGGACCATTACATGGCCGCCCTGTTCCTGCCCCACACCAACCTGAGCCTGTTTCCCACGGTGGCCAAAACGCGCTGA
- a CDS encoding HD-GYP domain-containing protein — protein sequence MTQNINTGSSLGQQSAVTANGPPMISIDRLIDLVRQGGTVRTGVDIVSKQGKLLLEKDVPVTDIETLERVKRLGIGQIPIIATAKGGMWDAQGVPLALPSSPPATTPANAVPGRRPRSEIDQQLQQITEIKEIATAKYEKAKGCIKQALHSIQQNDGEFDVSPVADMVTDLVDFVSQNENSFSYMTREIFSYDDYLYNHSINVCTIGTVVMKKFNENFSAAVNTFLNNTPATVFDDKAGNEHSFSYFQPAELRDISIGFFMHDLGKVLIDPKILNKNGKLSESEFEEIKTHTAEKAMTVLEKNCLANPYITNVCLYHHAKLYDDEPRCYPERVHTTVPPYVKVCKLADIYDAMTSKRAYKEALNPVGVVTEIFNHYARKDPLLQYILHSFVSSVGIYPPGSVVALTDGRQCYVLDSKGPVLLPITDDNGRTLNQKQDPIKMVKGVAKPDIKIDRRRPPLAPLAAYKILPDYLRRIVKPPGTGEAS from the coding sequence ATGACACAAAACATCAACACCGGGTCATCACTTGGGCAACAGTCTGCGGTCACCGCCAACGGACCGCCCATGATCTCCATTGACCGCTTGATCGACCTGGTGCGCCAGGGAGGGACGGTCCGCACCGGGGTGGATATCGTCAGCAAGCAGGGCAAACTGCTGCTGGAAAAGGATGTTCCGGTAACCGATATTGAAACCCTGGAGCGGGTGAAACGGCTGGGTATCGGCCAGATTCCCATCATCGCCACCGCCAAAGGCGGCATGTGGGACGCCCAGGGGGTGCCGCTGGCCTTACCGTCTTCACCGCCGGCCACGACGCCGGCCAATGCCGTTCCAGGGCGTCGCCCTCGGAGTGAAATCGACCAACAGCTGCAACAGATCACCGAAATTAAAGAAATAGCCACCGCCAAGTACGAAAAGGCCAAAGGCTGCATTAAACAAGCCTTGCACTCCATTCAGCAAAACGACGGTGAGTTTGACGTCTCCCCGGTGGCCGACATGGTGACCGACCTGGTGGATTTCGTCTCCCAGAACGAAAACTCCTTTTCCTACATGACCCGGGAGATTTTCTCTTACGACGACTACCTCTACAACCACTCCATCAATGTCTGCACCATCGGTACGGTGGTGATGAAAAAATTTAATGAAAACTTCAGCGCCGCGGTCAACACCTTCCTCAATAACACCCCGGCCACCGTGTTCGATGACAAGGCAGGCAATGAGCACTCTTTCAGCTACTTCCAGCCCGCCGAATTACGGGACATTTCCATCGGGTTTTTCATGCACGACCTGGGAAAAGTGTTGATCGACCCCAAAATACTTAACAAAAACGGCAAACTGAGTGAAAGCGAGTTTGAAGAAATAAAGACCCATACCGCCGAAAAGGCGATGACCGTTCTCGAAAAGAACTGCCTGGCCAACCCCTATATCACCAACGTCTGCCTCTACCACCATGCCAAACTTTATGACGATGAACCCCGCTGCTATCCCGAGCGGGTTCACACCACCGTCCCCCCCTATGTAAAGGTTTGCAAACTGGCGGACATTTACGATGCCATGACCTCCAAAAGGGCCTACAAAGAGGCACTAAACCCGGTGGGCGTGGTAACCGAAATCTTCAACCACTACGCCAGGAAGGATCCGCTACTGCAGTACATTTTGCACTCATTTGTCAGCTCGGTGGGTATCTATCCGCCGGGCAGCGTGGTGGCCCTCACCGATGGTCGCCAGTGCTACGTGCTGGACAGCAAAGGCCCGGTGCTGCTGCCGATTACCGACGACAACGGCAGAACCTTAAACCAGAAACAGGATCCCATTAAAATGGTCAAGGGCGTGGCGAAGCCGGATATCAAGATCGATCGCCGTCGACCGCCTTTGGCCCCCTTGGCGGCCTACAAAATTCTGCCCGACTATCTCCGCCGCATCGTCAAACCTCCCGGCACCGGTGAGGCGTCTTAG
- a CDS encoding type I restriction enzyme HsdR N-terminal domain-containing protein yields MAKIDSHHMIYGHLQDFLTGETLVDTDDERYRQRLARLLVEEKGFAKAEIKPRLKIETLFAGRFVLSRIDFVVSLAGRRLMLLRYGPGSLVTRQRPALAAARVLDAEGIIPLTVVSNGQDAEVLDSYSGKVLAQGLAAIPERRELERQAASLENRPLPAGRREPELRILNAFDYEACCAGDPCALPNAREG; encoded by the coding sequence ATGGCGAAAATTGACTCCCACCATATGATTTACGGTCATCTCCAGGACTTTCTAACCGGAGAAACCCTGGTGGATACCGATGATGAGCGCTATCGCCAGCGCCTGGCCAGGCTGCTGGTGGAAGAGAAAGGCTTTGCCAAAGCGGAGATCAAGCCCCGGCTGAAGATTGAAACCTTGTTTGCCGGCCGCTTCGTACTCTCCCGGATCGACTTTGTGGTCAGCCTGGCCGGCCGACGCCTGATGTTGTTGCGTTATGGTCCCGGCTCCCTGGTTACCCGCCAGCGCCCGGCTCTGGCGGCGGCCCGGGTGCTGGACGCCGAGGGGATCATTCCCCTGACCGTGGTCAGCAACGGTCAGGATGCCGAGGTTCTGGACAGTTACAGCGGCAAGGTGCTGGCCCAGGGGCTGGCGGCCATTCCGGAGCGCCGGGAGCTGGAGCGGCAGGCGGCCAGCCTGGAAAACCGCCCCCTGCCCGCCGGCCGCCGGGAGCCGGAGTTACGCATTTTAAACGCCTTTGATTACGAGGCCTGCTGCGCCGGTGATCCCTGCGCCCTACCCAACGCCCGCGAGGGGTAA